One region of Brachyhypopomus gauderio isolate BG-103 chromosome 9, BGAUD_0.2, whole genome shotgun sequence genomic DNA includes:
- the LOC143522807 gene encoding uncharacterized protein LOC143522807 isoform X2 — protein MGDSTVQWSPPAPPLPPDHVLDSGAVIFPGAFDQHGCPLVVFPVETQSKLVRELTEEEVSDFILYFLRLYNKSREECLLSVVADLREASVDVGRRVAETLLLLERRGRVVHSLYVVLPRKRGVSKHLHKLLHKLLLSGASRSPSSTPLKCIFIKDVFELSNYIDRSQLTTSLGGYLVYCHKSWVAFIKEMDCFARAFVTVVQRLPAYINALQDLSQLPVPVEAEPLSLFCSAHQTRLRQLRRDLGLDDLLTRCEQILEKFHCPESDPCYQAMVGTHLFSHTTLEMLRNYDRITAAVEKVELLWQQAFSKARLQLQVLSLQREAHQIMAQMGSELQGTLQTYRSEIRFEAPHNCSSAETLWLQFEGAVYPRAMALVRRAERVIQTLAELLPVGDGRVQEAWLSELEQETGRFHTAMELLHRKLWAACHYRHCYAKLQCWYSLAVCEGFLQDLLWSKCRSCDDPPLLGGQGGASPDWRSTLESFLRLHPCPRVEELMQLVQLARAVGEPQDAATQLAHRCMTLRKLMTSPGSATLRDLQLALQWQYDHLRGNHEAMTTTSNLGPGGSGCVERGAEGERSFPRDSGFSMCRSPCQNSVGLPKQEVLKDTPVFPTGIAAADFGKLSSLGSFDSGFDGTGHLETGSGREGLDGVLLNKGGISEPGALQSHIDNVNVPAVQSSSNQEQRVEEPDPDPPSIHIVPRITADSLNLEIQVKRSATLPKNPWLSLPVDNLENSYTVTISPRHQRVLQSAVPSEGSRDQPTQTDAQACDYGHHGAPQPPGALPRCHSLQEAELSPIRKVLSSTITDGAGRADTTAENTSTLQWDTYDLHDVKHDSSIRLLHSDVSLCDWELQEEAELQAVEEILDRTAGILQEEENALAQEEALDVLLNAEPLDRKWSAWSRHIQLTRMSSSDLAEAGVLGLEDDLNSHLQLSSNHEDILSQGCPDELGDGSAASPAPSSKSPDRRELQRELKNLQALDQQILEENLKLHALLHCEAEEMAAESSAQSCTEDRRRFLEELEYEKREVEEMERSLSREREVEEMEEESKGRRSKRQSSGWKVIKCSIMERASALINIGEEEEDEVGDEALLMSCRRWPQDTKHMRSRNKKEQCVTSEELTNHQPANAVTDEAFYSKLGTALVPIVNAESTNTTLNVNVVTCPDLVYSSLSSESDHVAPTAAKSECDTLDLPWREMSDSIRESHLSDLSDTRVNGEPETLLDRLELDDVPIGPTETLDTAELAQADAMEDLASQGSSKRTGTSDTQLEEGLMALEAGHERAFDPGGTGPRPRLPRLRPVLCDQANSVSEGDVQESGSHDPGCPGAPTVPSVFPKPKERKTPPWSRLQSPPADLGHNNNNNNPRCVDLHLSEHSVGSLLEKPTAEPDCVDGEQTDGATERGISEMEHLPCRGLISSVESEACERLTLEVEAGLSARRGEESEAMTPDSCVLTRTIHRSPELQPQLQICAREMNDFLTPVVLDTGSGLVKAGFADQDLPTTVFPTAIGMPKYEEVMSGSADRDVYVGHEAQHMRGVLTLQYPMRNGVISNWDHMELIWQHAFQQLRADPEDHPVLLTEGAMVPLENRQRTVQLMFETFNVPLTYVALQPVLALYAAGRTTGVVFDSGDGVSHTVPVFEGYSLPHAIQRLPLAGADVTLQLKRLLLEQGVCMRTSAELEIVREIKERCCFVALDYEAELGVGGAGTEMHYTLPDGQVVSLTTERFRASEILFKPELSGRDHYGMHESIFKSILQSDIDLRKSFLENVILSGGNTLLTGLSERLELELSRLSPADGPGGVRVLSPPQRDVSVWRGGAVLSSLPSFSSAWISRDEYEEFGPQIVFRKCF, from the exons ATGGGCGACTCGACAG TTCAGTGGTCTCCCCCAGCCCCGCCGCTGCCCCCGGATCACGTGCTGGACTCGGGAGCCGTGATATTTCCCG GTGCCTTCGACCAGCACGGCTGTCCACTTGTGGTCTTCCCGGTGGAAACCCAGTCCAAACTGGTGCGGGAGCTCACTGAGGAAGAGGTGTCCGACTTCATCCTTTACTTCCTGCGCCTGTACAA CAAATCCAGGGAGGAGTGTTTGCTGTCTGTTGTTGCTGATCTCAGGGAGGCTTCTGTGGACGTGGGTCGGCGTGTGGCAGAAACTCTCCTGCTCCTGGAG CGGCGAGGACGGGTTGTGCACTCGCTGTATGTGGTCCTGCCCAGGAAGAGGGGCGTGTCCAAGCACCTGCACAAACTACTGCACAAACTCCTGCTGTCGGGTGCCTCCAGGTCACCTAGCTCCACCCCTTTAAAG TGCATTTTCATCAAAGATGTGTTTGAACTCTCAAACTACATCGACCGTAGCCAGCTGACTACTAGTCTGGGTGGATATCTCGTCTACTGTCACAAGAGCTGGGTCGCCTTCATTAAG GAGATGGACTGCTTTGCTCGGGCCTTTGTCACAGTGGTGCAGAGGTTGCCTGCGTACATCAACGCTCTGCAGGATCTCTCCCAGCTGCCAGTCCCTGTAGAGGCGGAGCCTCTCTCCCTGTTCTGCTCCGCCCACCAGACCCGCCTCCGGCAGCTGCGCAG agacCTCGGTCTGGATGACTTATTAACACGTTGTGAACAAATTTTGGAGAAATTCCATTGCCCTGAAAGTGACCCGTGCTATCAGGCCATGGTTGGGACGCACCTCTTCTCACACACCACGCTGGAGATGCTTCGTAACTACGACAG AATAACAGCAGCTGTAGAGAAAGTGGAGTTGCTGTGGCAACAGGCGTTCTCCAAAGCCCGCCTCCAGCTGCAGGTCCTCAGTCTTCAAAGAGAAGCACATCAG atTATGGCTCAGATGGGCTCTGAGTTGCAGGGGACACTGCAGACGTACAGATCTGAGATCAGATTCGAGGCGCCTCACAACTGCAGCAGTGCAGAAACGCTGTGGCTGCAGTTTGAGGGGGCAGTTTATCCACGTGCTATG GCCCTGGTGCGTCGAGCAGAACGCGTGATCCAGACGTTGGCGGAGCTACTTCCTGTTGGTGATGGGCGGGTCCAAGAGGCGTGGCTCAGTGAGCTGGAGCAGGAGACGGGCAGGTTCCACACCGCCATGGAGCTTCTGCACAGGAAACTCTGGGCTGCGTGCCACTACCGTCACTGCTATGCGAAG cttcagTGCTGGTACAGtctggctgtgtgtgagggCTTCTTGCAGGACCTCCTGTGGAGCAAGTGCAGAAGCTGTGATGACCCGCCTCTCCTGGGCGGGCAGGGCGGGGCCTCTCCTGATTGGAGATCTACCCTGGAGTCCTTCCTTCGGCTCCACCCCTGCCCTCGGGTGGAGGAGCTGATGCAGCTGGTGCAGCTGGCTAGAGCCGTGGGCGAGCCGCAGGACGCAGCCACGCAGCTGGCCCACAG GTGTATGACCTTGAGGAAGTTGATGACCTCTCCTGGTTCTGCGACCCTTCGCGACCTCCAGCTTGCCCTCCAGTGGCAGTATGATCACCTAAGAGGAAACCATGAAGCCATGACTACGACCTCTAACCTCGGTCCTGGGGGAAgtgggtgtgtggagagaggggctGAAGGAGAACGAAGCTTCCCGAGAGACTCTGGGTTCAGCATGTGTCGGTCACCCTGCCAGAACTCAGTTGGGTTGCCTAAACAGGAAGTTCTGAAAGATACACCCGTATTCCCAACGGGAATAGCAGCGGCAGACTTTGGAAAACTATCGTCTCTCGGCTCCTTTGATTCGGGCTTTGACGGCACAGGTCACCTTGAGACCGGAAGTGGGAGGGAGGGCCTTGATGGAGTGTTGCTGAATAAAGGTGGGATATCTGAGCCAGGGGCCTTACAATCACACATCGATAATGTGAACGTTCCGGCCGTTCAGAGTTCGTCCAATCAAGAGCAGCGTGTGGAGGAGCCAGACCCGGACCCGCCCAGCATTCACATCGTCCCCAGAATCACGGCGGACTCCCTCAACCTGGAGATCCAGGTAAAGCGCTCTGCCACGCTGCCCAAGAACCCGTGGCTGAGCCTTCCGGTGGACAACCTGGAGAACTCCTACACGGTCACCATCTCCCCCCGACATCAGAGGGTGCTGCAGAGCGCGGTACCATCGGAAGGGTCCCGCGACCAACCCACGCAGACGGACGCGCAGGCCTGTGACTACGGCCACCACGGTGCCCCACAGCCGCCCGGCGCCTTACCCCGCTGCCACAGCCTGCAGGAGGCGGAGCTAAGCCCCATTCGGAAGGTTCTGTCCAGCACCATAACGGACGGTGCAGGTAGAGCGGACACGACAGCAGAGAACACGTCCACTCTCCAGTGGGACACGTACGACCTGCATGACGTCAAACACGACTCTtccatcag gttgcTGCACTCTGATGTGTCTCTCTGCGACTGGGAACTTCAGGAAGAGGCGGAGCTCCAAGCTGTGGAGGAGATTCTGGACCGTACAGCTGGGATCCTGCAG GAGGAGGAGAACGCTCTTGCTCAGGAAGAGGCTCTGGACGTCCTGCTGAATGCGGAGCCTCTTGACAGGAAGTGGTCTGCATGGAGCCGCCATATCCAGCTCACTCGG ATGTCATCCAGTGATTTGGCTGAAGCAGGTGTTCTTGGTTTAGAGGATGACCTCAATTCTCACCTCCAACTCTCCAGTAACCATGAGGACATCTTATCTCAGGGTTGTCCAGATGAACTTGGAGATGGTAGTGCTGCTTCACCTGCCCCCTCCTCAAAAAGTCCAGATAGACGTGAGCTTCAACGGGAACTAAAGAACCTGCAGGCACTGGACCAACAGATCTTGGAGGAGAACCTGAAGCTCCACGCTCTGCTTCACTGTGAAGCTGAGGAGATGGCAGCCGAGAGCTCTGCGCAGAGCTGCACGGAGGACAGGCGGAGGTTCCTGGAAGAGCTGGAGTACGagaagagggaggtggaggagatggagcgGAGTCtgagcagggagagggaggtggaggagatggaggaggagagcaAGGGTAGGCGGAGTAAGCGGCAGAGCAGTGGTTGGAAGGTCATCAAGTGTTCCATCATGGAGAGAGCCTCCGCGCTCATCAACatcggggaggaagaggaggatgaagttGGTGATGAAGCTCTGTTGATGAGCTGCAGGCGATGGCCACAAGACACCAAGCACATGCGGTCCAGGAACAAGAAAGAGCAGTGTGTGACCTCAGAAGAACTGACCAATCACCAGCCTGCAAATGCAGTCACAGATGAAGCTTTCTACTCCAAACTTGGCACTGCATTGGTGCCGATCGTTAACGCAGAATCCACCAATACCACCTTAAATGTCAATGTGGTTACATGCCCAGATCTGGTGTACTCTTCTCTCTCATCTGAATCGGACCATGTAGCTCCCACAGCAGCCAAGTCTGAATGTGACACGCTTGATCTTCCCTGGAGAGAAATGTCTGATTCCATCAGGGAATCGCATCTGTCAGATTTATCAGACACTCGCGTCAACGGAGAGCCGGAGACGCTCCTGGACCGGCTGGAGTTGGATGATGTGCCTATAGGCCCTACAGAAACCTTGGACACGGCCGAGCTGGCTCAGGCTGATGCCATGGAGGATCTCGCAAGCCAAGGCTCCAGCAAGAGGACCGGTACGTCAGACACCCAGCTGGAGGAGGGGCTGATGGCGCTCGAGGCTGGTCACGAGAGAGCGTTTGACCCTGGGGGCACAGGACCCCGGCCTCGCCTTCCTAGATTGAGACCGGTACTGTGTGATCAGGCGAACTCCGTTTCGGAGGGAGATGTGCAGGAATCCGGTAGTCATGATCCTGGTTGTCCAGGAGCCCCAACGGTGCCCTCTGTGTTCCCAAAACCAAAGGAGCGCAAAACTCCTCCATGGAGCAGACTGCAGTCACCCCCAGCTGACCTGGGacacaataacaacaataacaacccTCGCTGTGTGGACCTGCATCTCTCTGAGCACAGCGTTGGGTCCCTGCTGGAGAAACCTACAGCAGAACCTGACTGTGTAGATGGAGAACAGACAGATGGTGCCACAGAGAGGGGGATCTCTGAGATGGAGCATCTGCCGTGCAGGGGTCTGATCTCAAGTGTGGAGTCTGAAGCATGTGAGAGACTGACCTTGGAGGTGGAGGCTGGACTCTCCGCGCGCcgtggtgaggagagtgaggccATGACTCCAGATAGTTGCGTCTTGACGAGAACCATCCACAGGTCCCCTGAGCTTCAGCCCCAACTTCAGATCTGCGCGAGAGAG ATGAATGATTTCCTGACCCCTGTGGTACTGGACACTGGTTCTGGGCTGGTGAAAGCTGGCTTTGCCGATCAGGATCTTCCCACTACAGTTTTCCCTACCGCCATCGGCATGCCAAAATATGAG GAGGTGATGAGCGGCAGTGCGGACCGAGACGTGTATGTGGGGCACGAGGCACAGCACATGAGGGGCGTCCTGACCCTGCAGTACCCCATGAGAAATGGAGTCATCAGCAACTGGGACCACATGGAGctg ATCTGGCAACATGCCTTCCAGCAGCTGCGTGCTGACCCTGAAGATCACCCGGTGCTGCTTACTGAAGGGGCCATGGTCCCGCTGGAGAACCGGCAGCGCACGGTGCAGCTGATGTTTGAGACCTTTAACGTTCCCCTCACATACGTGGCCCTGCAGCCAGTGCTGGCGCTGTATGCAGCTGGGCGCACCACAG GTGTGGTCTTTGACTCTGGGGATGGTGTAAGTCATACTGTCCCCGTGTTCGAGGGCTACTCCCTGCCCCACGCCATACAGCGCCTCCCTCTGGCTGGAGCAGACGTCACCCTGCAGCTCAAACGG tTGCTGCTGGAGCAGGGAGTGTGTATGCGGACATCCGCTGAGCTGGAGATTGTCCGAGAGATTAAGGAGAGATGCTGCTTCGTCGCTCTGGATTATGAGGCAGAACTTGGAGTGGGCGGGGCCGGAACAGAGATGCATTACACGTTGCCTGATGGACAAGTGGTATCCCTGACAACGGAGAGGTTCAG AGCATCTGAGATCCTGTTCAAACCAGAGCTGAGTGGCCGTGATCATTATGGGATGCACGAGAGCATTTTCAAATCCATTCTGCAGTCAGACATCGACTTGAGGAAGAGCTTCCTGGAAAATGTAATTCTCTCAG GAGGCAACACTCTCCTGACTGGCCTGTCTGAACGCCTGGAACTGGAGCTCAGCCGCCTGTCCCCCGCAGATGGACCTGGGGGCGTGCGGGTCCTGAGTCCTCCGCAGCGGGACGTCTCTgtgtggaggggcggggctgtgctCTCCAgcctcccctccttctcctctgcCTGGATCAGCCGCGATGAGTACGAGGAATTTGGACCACAGATTGTCTTCAGGAAGTGTTTCTGA
- the LOC143522807 gene encoding uncharacterized protein LOC143522807 isoform X1, with amino-acid sequence MGDSTAVQWSPPAPPLPPDHVLDSGAVIFPGAFDQHGCPLVVFPVETQSKLVRELTEEEVSDFILYFLRLYNKSREECLLSVVADLREASVDVGRRVAETLLLLERRGRVVHSLYVVLPRKRGVSKHLHKLLHKLLLSGASRSPSSTPLKCIFIKDVFELSNYIDRSQLTTSLGGYLVYCHKSWVAFIKEMDCFARAFVTVVQRLPAYINALQDLSQLPVPVEAEPLSLFCSAHQTRLRQLRRDLGLDDLLTRCEQILEKFHCPESDPCYQAMVGTHLFSHTTLEMLRNYDRITAAVEKVELLWQQAFSKARLQLQVLSLQREAHQIMAQMGSELQGTLQTYRSEIRFEAPHNCSSAETLWLQFEGAVYPRAMALVRRAERVIQTLAELLPVGDGRVQEAWLSELEQETGRFHTAMELLHRKLWAACHYRHCYAKLQCWYSLAVCEGFLQDLLWSKCRSCDDPPLLGGQGGASPDWRSTLESFLRLHPCPRVEELMQLVQLARAVGEPQDAATQLAHRCMTLRKLMTSPGSATLRDLQLALQWQYDHLRGNHEAMTTTSNLGPGGSGCVERGAEGERSFPRDSGFSMCRSPCQNSVGLPKQEVLKDTPVFPTGIAAADFGKLSSLGSFDSGFDGTGHLETGSGREGLDGVLLNKGGISEPGALQSHIDNVNVPAVQSSSNQEQRVEEPDPDPPSIHIVPRITADSLNLEIQVKRSATLPKNPWLSLPVDNLENSYTVTISPRHQRVLQSAVPSEGSRDQPTQTDAQACDYGHHGAPQPPGALPRCHSLQEAELSPIRKVLSSTITDGAGRADTTAENTSTLQWDTYDLHDVKHDSSIRLLHSDVSLCDWELQEEAELQAVEEILDRTAGILQEEENALAQEEALDVLLNAEPLDRKWSAWSRHIQLTRMSSSDLAEAGVLGLEDDLNSHLQLSSNHEDILSQGCPDELGDGSAASPAPSSKSPDRRELQRELKNLQALDQQILEENLKLHALLHCEAEEMAAESSAQSCTEDRRRFLEELEYEKREVEEMERSLSREREVEEMEEESKGRRSKRQSSGWKVIKCSIMERASALINIGEEEEDEVGDEALLMSCRRWPQDTKHMRSRNKKEQCVTSEELTNHQPANAVTDEAFYSKLGTALVPIVNAESTNTTLNVNVVTCPDLVYSSLSSESDHVAPTAAKSECDTLDLPWREMSDSIRESHLSDLSDTRVNGEPETLLDRLELDDVPIGPTETLDTAELAQADAMEDLASQGSSKRTGTSDTQLEEGLMALEAGHERAFDPGGTGPRPRLPRLRPVLCDQANSVSEGDVQESGSHDPGCPGAPTVPSVFPKPKERKTPPWSRLQSPPADLGHNNNNNNPRCVDLHLSEHSVGSLLEKPTAEPDCVDGEQTDGATERGISEMEHLPCRGLISSVESEACERLTLEVEAGLSARRGEESEAMTPDSCVLTRTIHRSPELQPQLQICAREMNDFLTPVVLDTGSGLVKAGFADQDLPTTVFPTAIGMPKYEEVMSGSADRDVYVGHEAQHMRGVLTLQYPMRNGVISNWDHMELIWQHAFQQLRADPEDHPVLLTEGAMVPLENRQRTVQLMFETFNVPLTYVALQPVLALYAAGRTTGVVFDSGDGVSHTVPVFEGYSLPHAIQRLPLAGADVTLQLKRLLLEQGVCMRTSAELEIVREIKERCCFVALDYEAELGVGGAGTEMHYTLPDGQVVSLTTERFRASEILFKPELSGRDHYGMHESIFKSILQSDIDLRKSFLENVILSGGNTLLTGLSERLELELSRLSPADGPGGVRVLSPPQRDVSVWRGGAVLSSLPSFSSAWISRDEYEEFGPQIVFRKCF; translated from the exons ATGGGCGACTCGACAG CAGTTCAGTGGTCTCCCCCAGCCCCGCCGCTGCCCCCGGATCACGTGCTGGACTCGGGAGCCGTGATATTTCCCG GTGCCTTCGACCAGCACGGCTGTCCACTTGTGGTCTTCCCGGTGGAAACCCAGTCCAAACTGGTGCGGGAGCTCACTGAGGAAGAGGTGTCCGACTTCATCCTTTACTTCCTGCGCCTGTACAA CAAATCCAGGGAGGAGTGTTTGCTGTCTGTTGTTGCTGATCTCAGGGAGGCTTCTGTGGACGTGGGTCGGCGTGTGGCAGAAACTCTCCTGCTCCTGGAG CGGCGAGGACGGGTTGTGCACTCGCTGTATGTGGTCCTGCCCAGGAAGAGGGGCGTGTCCAAGCACCTGCACAAACTACTGCACAAACTCCTGCTGTCGGGTGCCTCCAGGTCACCTAGCTCCACCCCTTTAAAG TGCATTTTCATCAAAGATGTGTTTGAACTCTCAAACTACATCGACCGTAGCCAGCTGACTACTAGTCTGGGTGGATATCTCGTCTACTGTCACAAGAGCTGGGTCGCCTTCATTAAG GAGATGGACTGCTTTGCTCGGGCCTTTGTCACAGTGGTGCAGAGGTTGCCTGCGTACATCAACGCTCTGCAGGATCTCTCCCAGCTGCCAGTCCCTGTAGAGGCGGAGCCTCTCTCCCTGTTCTGCTCCGCCCACCAGACCCGCCTCCGGCAGCTGCGCAG agacCTCGGTCTGGATGACTTATTAACACGTTGTGAACAAATTTTGGAGAAATTCCATTGCCCTGAAAGTGACCCGTGCTATCAGGCCATGGTTGGGACGCACCTCTTCTCACACACCACGCTGGAGATGCTTCGTAACTACGACAG AATAACAGCAGCTGTAGAGAAAGTGGAGTTGCTGTGGCAACAGGCGTTCTCCAAAGCCCGCCTCCAGCTGCAGGTCCTCAGTCTTCAAAGAGAAGCACATCAG atTATGGCTCAGATGGGCTCTGAGTTGCAGGGGACACTGCAGACGTACAGATCTGAGATCAGATTCGAGGCGCCTCACAACTGCAGCAGTGCAGAAACGCTGTGGCTGCAGTTTGAGGGGGCAGTTTATCCACGTGCTATG GCCCTGGTGCGTCGAGCAGAACGCGTGATCCAGACGTTGGCGGAGCTACTTCCTGTTGGTGATGGGCGGGTCCAAGAGGCGTGGCTCAGTGAGCTGGAGCAGGAGACGGGCAGGTTCCACACCGCCATGGAGCTTCTGCACAGGAAACTCTGGGCTGCGTGCCACTACCGTCACTGCTATGCGAAG cttcagTGCTGGTACAGtctggctgtgtgtgagggCTTCTTGCAGGACCTCCTGTGGAGCAAGTGCAGAAGCTGTGATGACCCGCCTCTCCTGGGCGGGCAGGGCGGGGCCTCTCCTGATTGGAGATCTACCCTGGAGTCCTTCCTTCGGCTCCACCCCTGCCCTCGGGTGGAGGAGCTGATGCAGCTGGTGCAGCTGGCTAGAGCCGTGGGCGAGCCGCAGGACGCAGCCACGCAGCTGGCCCACAG GTGTATGACCTTGAGGAAGTTGATGACCTCTCCTGGTTCTGCGACCCTTCGCGACCTCCAGCTTGCCCTCCAGTGGCAGTATGATCACCTAAGAGGAAACCATGAAGCCATGACTACGACCTCTAACCTCGGTCCTGGGGGAAgtgggtgtgtggagagaggggctGAAGGAGAACGAAGCTTCCCGAGAGACTCTGGGTTCAGCATGTGTCGGTCACCCTGCCAGAACTCAGTTGGGTTGCCTAAACAGGAAGTTCTGAAAGATACACCCGTATTCCCAACGGGAATAGCAGCGGCAGACTTTGGAAAACTATCGTCTCTCGGCTCCTTTGATTCGGGCTTTGACGGCACAGGTCACCTTGAGACCGGAAGTGGGAGGGAGGGCCTTGATGGAGTGTTGCTGAATAAAGGTGGGATATCTGAGCCAGGGGCCTTACAATCACACATCGATAATGTGAACGTTCCGGCCGTTCAGAGTTCGTCCAATCAAGAGCAGCGTGTGGAGGAGCCAGACCCGGACCCGCCCAGCATTCACATCGTCCCCAGAATCACGGCGGACTCCCTCAACCTGGAGATCCAGGTAAAGCGCTCTGCCACGCTGCCCAAGAACCCGTGGCTGAGCCTTCCGGTGGACAACCTGGAGAACTCCTACACGGTCACCATCTCCCCCCGACATCAGAGGGTGCTGCAGAGCGCGGTACCATCGGAAGGGTCCCGCGACCAACCCACGCAGACGGACGCGCAGGCCTGTGACTACGGCCACCACGGTGCCCCACAGCCGCCCGGCGCCTTACCCCGCTGCCACAGCCTGCAGGAGGCGGAGCTAAGCCCCATTCGGAAGGTTCTGTCCAGCACCATAACGGACGGTGCAGGTAGAGCGGACACGACAGCAGAGAACACGTCCACTCTCCAGTGGGACACGTACGACCTGCATGACGTCAAACACGACTCTtccatcag gttgcTGCACTCTGATGTGTCTCTCTGCGACTGGGAACTTCAGGAAGAGGCGGAGCTCCAAGCTGTGGAGGAGATTCTGGACCGTACAGCTGGGATCCTGCAG GAGGAGGAGAACGCTCTTGCTCAGGAAGAGGCTCTGGACGTCCTGCTGAATGCGGAGCCTCTTGACAGGAAGTGGTCTGCATGGAGCCGCCATATCCAGCTCACTCGG ATGTCATCCAGTGATTTGGCTGAAGCAGGTGTTCTTGGTTTAGAGGATGACCTCAATTCTCACCTCCAACTCTCCAGTAACCATGAGGACATCTTATCTCAGGGTTGTCCAGATGAACTTGGAGATGGTAGTGCTGCTTCACCTGCCCCCTCCTCAAAAAGTCCAGATAGACGTGAGCTTCAACGGGAACTAAAGAACCTGCAGGCACTGGACCAACAGATCTTGGAGGAGAACCTGAAGCTCCACGCTCTGCTTCACTGTGAAGCTGAGGAGATGGCAGCCGAGAGCTCTGCGCAGAGCTGCACGGAGGACAGGCGGAGGTTCCTGGAAGAGCTGGAGTACGagaagagggaggtggaggagatggagcgGAGTCtgagcagggagagggaggtggaggagatggaggaggagagcaAGGGTAGGCGGAGTAAGCGGCAGAGCAGTGGTTGGAAGGTCATCAAGTGTTCCATCATGGAGAGAGCCTCCGCGCTCATCAACatcggggaggaagaggaggatgaagttGGTGATGAAGCTCTGTTGATGAGCTGCAGGCGATGGCCACAAGACACCAAGCACATGCGGTCCAGGAACAAGAAAGAGCAGTGTGTGACCTCAGAAGAACTGACCAATCACCAGCCTGCAAATGCAGTCACAGATGAAGCTTTCTACTCCAAACTTGGCACTGCATTGGTGCCGATCGTTAACGCAGAATCCACCAATACCACCTTAAATGTCAATGTGGTTACATGCCCAGATCTGGTGTACTCTTCTCTCTCATCTGAATCGGACCATGTAGCTCCCACAGCAGCCAAGTCTGAATGTGACACGCTTGATCTTCCCTGGAGAGAAATGTCTGATTCCATCAGGGAATCGCATCTGTCAGATTTATCAGACACTCGCGTCAACGGAGAGCCGGAGACGCTCCTGGACCGGCTGGAGTTGGATGATGTGCCTATAGGCCCTACAGAAACCTTGGACACGGCCGAGCTGGCTCAGGCTGATGCCATGGAGGATCTCGCAAGCCAAGGCTCCAGCAAGAGGACCGGTACGTCAGACACCCAGCTGGAGGAGGGGCTGATGGCGCTCGAGGCTGGTCACGAGAGAGCGTTTGACCCTGGGGGCACAGGACCCCGGCCTCGCCTTCCTAGATTGAGACCGGTACTGTGTGATCAGGCGAACTCCGTTTCGGAGGGAGATGTGCAGGAATCCGGTAGTCATGATCCTGGTTGTCCAGGAGCCCCAACGGTGCCCTCTGTGTTCCCAAAACCAAAGGAGCGCAAAACTCCTCCATGGAGCAGACTGCAGTCACCCCCAGCTGACCTGGGacacaataacaacaataacaacccTCGCTGTGTGGACCTGCATCTCTCTGAGCACAGCGTTGGGTCCCTGCTGGAGAAACCTACAGCAGAACCTGACTGTGTAGATGGAGAACAGACAGATGGTGCCACAGAGAGGGGGATCTCTGAGATGGAGCATCTGCCGTGCAGGGGTCTGATCTCAAGTGTGGAGTCTGAAGCATGTGAGAGACTGACCTTGGAGGTGGAGGCTGGACTCTCCGCGCGCcgtggtgaggagagtgaggccATGACTCCAGATAGTTGCGTCTTGACGAGAACCATCCACAGGTCCCCTGAGCTTCAGCCCCAACTTCAGATCTGCGCGAGAGAG ATGAATGATTTCCTGACCCCTGTGGTACTGGACACTGGTTCTGGGCTGGTGAAAGCTGGCTTTGCCGATCAGGATCTTCCCACTACAGTTTTCCCTACCGCCATCGGCATGCCAAAATATGAG GAGGTGATGAGCGGCAGTGCGGACCGAGACGTGTATGTGGGGCACGAGGCACAGCACATGAGGGGCGTCCTGACCCTGCAGTACCCCATGAGAAATGGAGTCATCAGCAACTGGGACCACATGGAGctg ATCTGGCAACATGCCTTCCAGCAGCTGCGTGCTGACCCTGAAGATCACCCGGTGCTGCTTACTGAAGGGGCCATGGTCCCGCTGGAGAACCGGCAGCGCACGGTGCAGCTGATGTTTGAGACCTTTAACGTTCCCCTCACATACGTGGCCCTGCAGCCAGTGCTGGCGCTGTATGCAGCTGGGCGCACCACAG GTGTGGTCTTTGACTCTGGGGATGGTGTAAGTCATACTGTCCCCGTGTTCGAGGGCTACTCCCTGCCCCACGCCATACAGCGCCTCCCTCTGGCTGGAGCAGACGTCACCCTGCAGCTCAAACGG tTGCTGCTGGAGCAGGGAGTGTGTATGCGGACATCCGCTGAGCTGGAGATTGTCCGAGAGATTAAGGAGAGATGCTGCTTCGTCGCTCTGGATTATGAGGCAGAACTTGGAGTGGGCGGGGCCGGAACAGAGATGCATTACACGTTGCCTGATGGACAAGTGGTATCCCTGACAACGGAGAGGTTCAG AGCATCTGAGATCCTGTTCAAACCAGAGCTGAGTGGCCGTGATCATTATGGGATGCACGAGAGCATTTTCAAATCCATTCTGCAGTCAGACATCGACTTGAGGAAGAGCTTCCTGGAAAATGTAATTCTCTCAG GAGGCAACACTCTCCTGACTGGCCTGTCTGAACGCCTGGAACTGGAGCTCAGCCGCCTGTCCCCCGCAGATGGACCTGGGGGCGTGCGGGTCCTGAGTCCTCCGCAGCGGGACGTCTCTgtgtggaggggcggggctgtgctCTCCAgcctcccctccttctcctctgcCTGGATCAGCCGCGATGAGTACGAGGAATTTGGACCACAGATTGTCTTCAGGAAGTGTTTCTGA